One segment of Schistocerca cancellata isolate TAMUIC-IGC-003103 chromosome 2, iqSchCanc2.1, whole genome shotgun sequence DNA contains the following:
- the LOC126147988 gene encoding hemolymph lipopolysaccharide-binding protein-like, whose protein sequence is MKSVALALVLPLFSLVAGSFDLPDLCQSPGLESKIRFSLKSERNDTGPWISTVSGERSTPGGVAGSDSCPWEVRVGHEVTTCPLRSRGVRLAATIEMQSNLTDADVAALVKKRGEVPPPTTEYKTKLGHSEYKLDLRLVKWELARQYCQEEGADLVVINSKQEADVLRKILADHGVISEDPYENKQVWVGIHDRHAEGNFVTVFGEPLSETGYVSWSLGEPNNLSGSSEGEDCVSMLRSGDYNDEICNKKLAFICERPYFTEIYS, encoded by the exons ATGAAGTCTGTAGCGTTGGCGCTGgtgctgccgctcttcagcctcgtCGCTGGTAGCTTTGACCTGCCAGATCTCTGCCAGTCACCGGGCCTCGAGAGCAAGATACGCTTCTCGCTCAAGAGCGAGCGCAACGACACCGGGCCATGGATCTCCACG GTGAGTGGGGAGCGGTCTACGCCGGGCGGCGTGGCGGGCAGCGACTCCTGCCCCTGGGAAGTGCGCGTCGGCCACGAGGTCACCACCTGCCCGCTGCGGAGCCGCGGCGTGCGCCTCGCTGCCACCATCGAGA TGCAGTCGAACCTGACGGACGCCGACGTAGCAGCGCTCGTGAAGAAAAGGGGCGAAG TTCCGCCGCCTACGACGGAGTACAAGACGAAGCTGGGGCACAGCGAGTACAAGCTGGACCTGCGGCTGGTCAAGTGGGAGCTGGCGCGCCAGTACTGCCAGGAGGAGGGCGCCGACCTCGTCGTCATCAACTCTAAGCAGGAGGCCGACGTGCTGCGGAAGATCCTCGCCGACCACGGCGTCATCTCGGAGGACCCCTACGAGAACAAGCAGGTCTGGGTCGGCATCCACGACCGTCACGCCGAGGGCAACTTCGTTACCGTCTTTG GCGAGCCGCTGTCGGAGACGGGCTACGTGTCGTGGTCGCTGGGCGAGCCCAACAACCTGAGCGGCAGCAGCGAGGGCGAGGACTGCGTGTCGATGCTGCGCTCCGGCGACTACAACGACGAGATCTGCAACAAGAAGCTCGCCTTCATCTGCGAGCGGCCCTACTTCACCGAAATCTACAGCTGA